From a single Pyxidicoccus xibeiensis genomic region:
- a CDS encoding flagellar motor protein: MARWLGVALLLPLSVGAQGLTADVASLASSLAGRVCQDVNGDGRCAPEEPGLAGVRLVLSTGREVRTDARGRYHVNGVDARVPDATGGVHLRPGRQRVKVDARSLPAGSRVSPEAATVEVPWGAVALQDFAVRGQTTVAPPVVLSYDAAPPVAELVAGEGAVRFQVAGQAGPGDRVVVAGVEAAVDARGAWRALVPLVSGENLLAITATAPDGAVRLFRQRVDVVRRDSGWLVAPRPMEPTGSLQLPAGRDEPVASGSTRLRVEAPEGTRVRTPKGEQVVGPEGRVEVPVVLEPGRNAVPLQLEVPGEPPRKETLEIAATARPFAVGLLDVEATWAPADGDVQLRGRGSAHAELRLGDVELVGELDLRDTDGRTLNGASLPDWLRPRVPERFERAPDLDLTPAEWGDDSVSLTPNAAEGRLRLEARHEALGRAGLGTYRALMQDREVGRYHRPLFGPYAELRTGPEQDTTTARAGLEAFGGSLADPSRLLAAVPAHEELRATGGSLYYLGTGSVAEGSELLRVEVRDGVTGLPLAERHLVRGRDYDLDYFSGRILLARPLSFLAGDAWLRTDALTESPEPVLVADYAALRVSDARDAAGGEVWAELKGTRLGLAAVREGRDGRPYTLYSGRASAKVGAYSLLAEAASSRGSAVESGLFGVSDDGGLSFLRPAPGALETRGEALTLRVRGPGPLGGGGSVDAAFRLRGKGFSDGAHSEATRFRQSSLRVRQPLGRLGLTLLADERRSADPREPFLDTPFSARTLGAGVGWEEARWGVQLEVRDSRLSAAEVAGAGPALFGGRTSAGVAGTWRAFERVALRAAHRHALALHGEGPGRVDDTFSSAGVDVDVSKDTRVGVHGGWGPELGPRAWANVESRSGQEVYYGGYSVDVDGPDFGAGRTLTGARTELPDSGTALFVEDVGAHDATSVRLARAVGLQQKVTGGFSVGARYERGVRSLLDVDPPLERDAAGVFGQLVLERLRLDGRVELRHEEGTPERGATTPVDRLQAVVALAAQAELHEDVTASGRVDFARTAGAEALESRLVEGYAAVAWRPGPWLVVARYGLTRELLPGARAAFGERALQIFSLLPAVKVGDRLSVAAGLHAGRSSLGDSVRWVWTGTVRPAVRVVGGLEVGAELARRTASPEGERLTAVRAEVGYRVDERLRMAAGYTLLGFSGLGLTDDSTENQDRLYLRAEVAY, from the coding sequence GTGGCGCGGTGGCTCGGCGTCGCGCTGCTGCTGCCCCTGTCCGTGGGCGCGCAGGGGCTGACGGCGGACGTGGCCTCGCTGGCGTCCTCGCTCGCCGGCCGGGTGTGCCAGGACGTGAATGGCGACGGCCGCTGTGCTCCGGAGGAGCCGGGGCTGGCGGGCGTGAGGCTGGTGCTGAGCACCGGCCGCGAGGTGCGCACGGATGCCCGCGGGCGCTACCACGTCAACGGCGTGGACGCGCGTGTGCCGGATGCGACGGGGGGCGTGCACCTGCGTCCGGGCCGCCAGCGGGTGAAGGTGGACGCGCGCTCGCTGCCGGCCGGCAGCCGGGTGAGCCCGGAGGCCGCCACGGTGGAGGTGCCGTGGGGCGCCGTCGCCCTCCAGGACTTCGCCGTGCGCGGGCAGACGACGGTGGCGCCGCCGGTGGTGCTCTCCTACGACGCGGCGCCGCCGGTGGCGGAGCTGGTGGCGGGGGAGGGCGCGGTGCGCTTCCAGGTGGCCGGACAGGCCGGGCCGGGAGACCGCGTCGTCGTGGCGGGCGTGGAGGCGGCGGTCGATGCGAGGGGCGCCTGGCGCGCGCTCGTGCCGCTGGTGAGCGGAGAGAATCTATTGGCCATCACCGCCACGGCGCCCGACGGCGCGGTGCGCCTGTTCCGCCAGCGCGTGGACGTGGTGCGCCGCGACAGCGGGTGGCTGGTGGCGCCCCGGCCGATGGAGCCCACGGGCTCGCTCCAGCTTCCGGCGGGACGGGACGAGCCGGTGGCCAGCGGCAGCACCCGGCTGCGCGTGGAGGCTCCGGAAGGCACGCGCGTGCGCACGCCGAAGGGCGAGCAGGTGGTGGGGCCCGAGGGCCGTGTCGAGGTGCCCGTGGTGCTGGAGCCGGGCCGCAACGCGGTGCCACTCCAGCTGGAGGTGCCGGGCGAGCCGCCCCGGAAGGAGACGCTGGAGATTGCCGCGACGGCGCGCCCCTTCGCCGTGGGCCTGCTGGACGTGGAGGCCACCTGGGCGCCCGCGGACGGAGACGTGCAGCTTCGCGGACGGGGCTCCGCGCACGCCGAGCTGCGGCTGGGGGACGTGGAGCTGGTGGGCGAGCTGGACCTGCGCGACACGGACGGCCGGACGCTGAATGGCGCCAGCCTGCCGGACTGGCTGCGCCCTCGCGTGCCGGAGCGCTTCGAGCGCGCGCCGGACCTGGACCTCACGCCCGCCGAGTGGGGCGACGACTCGGTGTCGCTGACACCCAACGCAGCGGAGGGGCGGCTGCGGCTGGAGGCCCGGCACGAGGCGCTCGGCCGCGCGGGCCTGGGCACGTACCGGGCGCTGATGCAGGACCGCGAGGTGGGCCGCTACCACCGGCCCCTCTTCGGCCCCTACGCGGAGCTGCGCACGGGCCCGGAGCAGGACACGACGACGGCGCGCGCGGGCCTGGAGGCCTTCGGTGGGAGCCTGGCGGACCCCAGCCGGCTGCTGGCCGCGGTGCCCGCGCACGAGGAGCTGCGCGCCACCGGCGGCAGCCTCTACTACCTGGGCACGGGCTCGGTGGCGGAGGGCTCGGAGCTGCTGCGCGTGGAGGTTCGCGACGGCGTCACCGGCCTGCCGCTGGCGGAGCGGCACCTGGTTCGCGGGCGCGACTACGACCTCGACTACTTCTCCGGCCGCATCCTCCTGGCGCGTCCGCTGTCCTTCCTCGCGGGCGACGCCTGGCTGCGCACCGACGCGCTGACGGAGTCTCCGGAGCCGGTGCTGGTGGCGGACTACGCCGCGCTGCGCGTGTCGGACGCGCGGGACGCCGCGGGCGGCGAGGTGTGGGCCGAGCTGAAGGGCACGCGCCTGGGCCTGGCCGCGGTGCGCGAGGGGCGTGACGGCCGCCCGTATACGCTCTACTCCGGACGGGCGAGCGCGAAGGTGGGGGCGTACTCGCTGCTGGCGGAGGCGGCGTCCAGTCGGGGCTCGGCGGTGGAGTCGGGCCTCTTCGGCGTGTCGGACGACGGCGGCCTCAGCTTCCTCCGCCCCGCCCCGGGAGCGCTGGAGACGCGGGGCGAGGCGCTGACGCTGCGCGTGCGCGGCCCTGGCCCGCTGGGCGGTGGAGGCTCGGTGGACGCGGCCTTCCGCCTGCGCGGGAAGGGCTTCTCGGACGGGGCGCACTCGGAGGCGACGCGCTTCCGCCAGAGCTCGCTGCGCGTGCGCCAGCCCCTGGGCCGCCTCGGCCTGACGCTGCTGGCGGATGAGCGCCGCTCGGCCGACCCGCGCGAGCCCTTCCTGGACACGCCCTTCTCGGCGCGCACGCTGGGCGCGGGCGTGGGCTGGGAGGAGGCGCGCTGGGGCGTGCAGTTGGAGGTGCGCGACTCGCGGCTGAGCGCGGCCGAGGTGGCGGGCGCGGGCCCGGCGCTCTTCGGGGGCCGCACGTCCGCGGGCGTGGCGGGCACCTGGCGCGCGTTCGAGCGCGTGGCGCTGCGCGCGGCGCACCGGCACGCGCTGGCGCTGCACGGCGAGGGGCCGGGGCGGGTGGACGACACCTTCAGCTCGGCGGGCGTGGACGTGGACGTGTCGAAGGACACGCGGGTGGGCGTGCATGGCGGCTGGGGGCCGGAGCTGGGCCCGCGCGCGTGGGCCAACGTGGAGTCGCGTAGCGGGCAGGAGGTGTACTACGGCGGCTACTCGGTGGACGTGGACGGGCCGGACTTCGGCGCGGGCCGCACGCTGACGGGGGCGCGCACCGAGCTGCCCGACAGCGGCACCGCCCTCTTCGTGGAGGACGTGGGCGCGCATGACGCCACCTCCGTGCGGCTGGCTCGCGCGGTGGGCCTCCAGCAGAAAGTCACCGGCGGCTTCAGCGTGGGCGCGCGCTACGAGCGCGGCGTGCGCAGCCTGCTGGACGTGGACCCGCCGCTGGAGCGGGACGCGGCCGGCGTCTTCGGACAGCTCGTGCTGGAGCGCCTGCGGCTGGACGGCCGGGTGGAGCTGCGCCACGAGGAGGGCACGCCGGAGCGCGGTGCCACCACACCGGTGGACCGGCTGCAGGCGGTGGTGGCGCTGGCCGCGCAGGCGGAGCTGCACGAGGACGTGACGGCCTCGGGCCGTGTGGACTTCGCTCGCACCGCGGGTGCCGAGGCCCTGGAGTCCCGGCTGGTGGAGGGCTACGCGGCGGTGGCGTGGCGGCCCGGGCCCTGGCTCGTGGTGGCGCGCTACGGCCTCACGCGCGAGCTGCTGCCCGGGGCGCGCGCCGCCTTCGGTGAGCGGGCGCTGCAGATCTTCTCGCTCCTGCCGGCGGTGAAGGTGGGAGACCGGCTCTCCGTGGCGGCAGGGCTGCACGCTGGCCGTTCCAGCCTGGGTGACTCCGTGCGCTGGGTGTGGACGGGCACGGTGCGACCGGCGGTGAGGGTGGTGGGAGGGCTGGAGGTGGGAGCCGAGCTGGCGCGGAGGACGGCCTCGCCGGAGGGCGAGCGGCTGACGGCCGTGAGGGCGGAGGTGGGCTACCGCGTGGACGAGCGCCTGCGCATGGCCGCCGGGTACACACTGCTGGGCTTCAGCGGCTTGGGTTTGACGGACGACTCGACGGAGAATCAGGACCGGCTCTACCTGCGAGCCGAAGTGGCCTACTAG
- a CDS encoding Ig-like domain-containing protein, which translates to MLLLCAPAWADTLEILGPSSAVAPDGFPVALVRKDAAGTPVPVGAPAVVAEGAELREGPEQPPLRTFVVVPRPGARDVVVSARVDGLETRARYVLGPPATEVRLALEPPAPVKGRDKEALLTVRMVRPDGAEDDSGAPPVVRASIGRVEALERTGPGTYRARYVLPDTRYPEVAILVAFSAWPSPQSIHGAYGRVLVPLAASVTLPGTTEPDAQISIDIAGRSFGPVAAGPEGRFRLPIIVPPGHRFGQGRVVDRVGNVRRMPIDLQLPPTDGLACVLQPQRLPADGASQARLVCATSDPLGRPVEDARVTAQARHGTLRGPVRAEGGLLEWRYTAPRALAAEERLEALWPQRGSREAPALQLVQGPVAEVGVAVSDALIHYGSQATLKVTTRDAFSRPRPGAVLDLHAAVGTFSPPVESPPGTFTSTWTPPESGVAAEVAPTVRAWGPAGSEPARISVWREGGVLFAGVADLAGLPVPSQPLRVDGQPVVTGVDGTLRLGALRPGRLEVAHGVWPGLAQTVHVLGVEGPVFPLGTALVPGAVSQRVRLAPEVPVNVRLKVEGTRVTYWVEDPRGRVLEGRRVHVALSAGERVDEEVRDGRTSFTVRAAGPVGVSVADVKTGVTALAEVRP; encoded by the coding sequence CTGCTGTTGCTGTGCGCCCCGGCCTGGGCGGACACGCTCGAGATCCTCGGGCCGTCGTCCGCCGTGGCTCCGGATGGCTTTCCCGTGGCGCTGGTGAGGAAGGACGCCGCGGGGACGCCGGTGCCGGTGGGCGCGCCCGCGGTGGTGGCGGAGGGCGCGGAGCTGCGCGAGGGCCCCGAGCAGCCGCCGCTGCGCACCTTCGTGGTGGTGCCGCGGCCGGGCGCGCGGGACGTGGTGGTGAGCGCGCGCGTGGATGGCCTGGAGACGCGGGCGCGCTACGTGCTCGGCCCGCCGGCCACCGAGGTGCGGCTGGCGCTGGAACCGCCCGCGCCGGTGAAGGGCCGGGACAAGGAAGCGCTGCTCACCGTGCGGATGGTGCGGCCGGACGGCGCCGAGGACGACAGCGGCGCGCCGCCCGTGGTGCGCGCCAGCATCGGCCGCGTGGAGGCGCTGGAGCGCACCGGGCCCGGCACGTACCGCGCCCGCTACGTGCTGCCGGACACGCGCTACCCGGAGGTGGCCATCCTGGTGGCGTTCTCCGCGTGGCCCAGCCCGCAGTCCATCCATGGCGCGTACGGGCGTGTGCTCGTCCCGCTGGCCGCGTCGGTGACGCTGCCGGGCACCACGGAGCCGGACGCGCAGATCTCCATCGACATCGCGGGCAGGAGCTTCGGCCCGGTGGCGGCGGGGCCGGAGGGCCGCTTCCGGCTGCCCATCATCGTCCCGCCGGGACACCGCTTCGGGCAGGGCCGCGTGGTGGACCGGGTGGGCAACGTGCGGCGCATGCCCATCGACCTGCAGCTGCCGCCCACGGATGGCCTCGCGTGCGTGCTGCAACCGCAGCGGCTGCCGGCGGACGGCGCGTCGCAGGCCCGGCTGGTGTGCGCCACGAGTGACCCCCTGGGCCGGCCAGTGGAGGACGCGCGGGTGACGGCCCAGGCGCGCCACGGCACCCTGCGCGGTCCGGTGCGCGCCGAAGGAGGCCTGCTGGAGTGGCGCTACACGGCGCCTCGCGCGCTGGCGGCGGAGGAGCGCCTCGAGGCGCTGTGGCCCCAGCGCGGCTCGCGCGAGGCGCCGGCGCTCCAATTGGTGCAGGGCCCGGTGGCGGAGGTGGGCGTGGCCGTGTCGGACGCGCTGATCCACTACGGCTCCCAGGCTACGCTCAAGGTGACGACGCGCGACGCCTTCTCCCGGCCGCGCCCCGGGGCGGTCCTGGACCTCCATGCGGCGGTGGGGACCTTCTCGCCGCCGGTGGAGTCGCCGCCGGGCACCTTCACCAGCACCTGGACGCCGCCTGAGTCGGGCGTGGCGGCCGAGGTGGCGCCGACGGTACGCGCCTGGGGGCCGGCGGGGAGCGAGCCCGCGCGCATCTCCGTGTGGCGCGAGGGCGGTGTCCTGTTCGCGGGCGTGGCGGACCTGGCGGGCCTGCCGGTGCCGTCGCAGCCGCTGCGCGTGGACGGGCAGCCGGTGGTGACGGGCGTGGATGGCACGCTGCGCCTCGGGGCGCTCCGGCCCGGCAGGCTGGAGGTGGCGCATGGCGTGTGGCCGGGCCTGGCCCAGACAGTCCATGTGCTCGGCGTGGAGGGCCCGGTCTTCCCGCTGGGGACGGCCCTCGTCCCCGGCGCGGTGTCGCAGCGGGTGCGGCTGGCGCCCGAGGTGCCGGTGAACGTGCGGCTGAAGGTGGAGGGCACCCGCGTGACGTACTGGGTGGAGGACCCGCGCGGCCGGGTGCTGGAGGGACGCAGGGTGCACGTGGCGCTGTCCGCCGGCGAGCGCGTGGACGAAGAGGTCCGCGACGGGCGCACCTCCTTCACCGTGCGCGCCGCAGGGCCGGTGGGCGTCTCCGTCGCGGACGTGAAGACGGGCGTCACCGCCCTGGCCGAGGTGCGGCCTTGA